In one Colletotrichum destructivum chromosome 2, complete sequence genomic region, the following are encoded:
- a CDS encoding Putative major facilitator, sugar transporter, major facilitator superfamily, translating to MSLSTSGLYIGATLGALVFPSVADRMSRRGAILVSALLTLVFVIIQTASVHIAMFTFARIGLGFAEAGSAIATPTYLAETFPYKYRGWGLGLMCDFYYVVAAGVTYGTSEFTSTWSWRLPSLLQAFWSILCIVILVFLPESPRYLAFKDQAGQALTALAQIGSDGDESDPLVLAQLQEIVDALEFERSHGNSILSLKEIAKSKTVLRRLMLVVSCALATVIVGNQIGS from the exons ATGAGCTTGAGTACATCGGGCCTGTACATCGGCGCTACGCTCGGAGCCTTGGTATTTCCCTCTGTTGCAGACCGCATGAGCCGAAGAGGGGCAATCCTCGTCTCGGCTCTTTTAACTCTAGTCTTTGTCATTATCCAGACTGCGTCGGTGCACATCGCCATGTTTACCTTTGCACGAATCGGACTCGGATTCGCTGAGGCTGGCTCTGCCATTGCCACTCCAACGTATCTAGCCGAGACGTTCCCTTATAAATATCGAGGCTGGGGTTTGGGATTGATGTGCGATTTCTACTATGTTG TCGCCGCTGGTGTCACATATGGAACTTCTGAGTTCACCTCTACTTGGTCATGGAGacttccctctcttctccagGCCTTCTGGAGTATTCTTTGCATCGTTATTCTTGTCTTTTTGCCAGAGTCGCCTCGATATCTCGCCTTCAAAGACCAAGCTGGCCAGGCTCTGACAGCACTAGCTCAGATCGGATCTGACGGTGACGAAAGTGACCCTCTCGTCCTTGCTCAATTACAGGAAATTGTGGATGCGCTGGAGTTTGAACGCTCCCATGGAAACTCGATTTTGTCGCTCAAGGAAATTGCCAAGAGCAAGACTGTCCTAAGACGATTGATGCTGGTCGTCAGCTGCGCTCTTGCGACTGTGATTGTTG GCAATCAGATTGGAAGCTAG